GGGGACACCTACGGTCTTGAAGGGCCCAAACTCAAAAAAGTATATTCAATTGTCATTCAAGCCTAGTGCGGCTCCAAAGTTGATCTCAAAGAGATTAAAGATGCCGAATAttccaaaatacaaaaaaatatcgGATCCACATGAACACATCACAACCCACACCACACCTGTGAAGGGAAATAATTAGCCTATGCATGAGATCGAATCAGTTTTGCTAAAGTAAATTTGGTGAAACCTTAACAAAAGGGGCTTTAACATGATATTCACTTTTACCTGAACACACAATTGATTTCTTTTTTAAATGATTGTAGATGCTTTCATCAAAGCACACGCTGGGGAAAGGAAAGATCAAGATAGGAAAGTGCATATATATAGAATCGCTCAAGGAGACTCAAAATTGTTGTGAGGGTTTGTGATCTGATTCCAAAAGGAGAGAATGTTGTTGACAGCAGTACCAGATGAATGGACATCAGAAGTATTTACCAAGGGTCTCAATCCCTTAAGCTCTGATGCCTCAAGGAAGTTGAAGGGGAGTCCATTGGAATTTCAAGCAACCACACAGGCTGATATCCATAATCACTATGAATCCCAAATTAGGATTAAAGATGATTAGTTGGATTCTTCAGTGTCTCCCAAAGGTCTAAATCATGATCAGAATCTAGAAAATTTCAAGAATGATCTTGATGCGAACCGGAGACCATCCAGGAGTCAATTTTAACCATATGTGTCAAATGAAAGGTATGATACTCAGTCAGGTCAAGGGTGTGGAGTTAGAGGTTTTCAGTCCTTTGAAAGAACCGGATCAGACAGTAGGACTAATCATGGAAAAAATAGCATAGCCTTGCAAGATAAAGAGCTATTGGGTCCCGGAATTTAGGATATCCCTGGTTATcgaattaaaattttaatatcaGTTTGGTGGAATTGATTTCATCCATGAGGAATATAAAGGAGGCAAGGTTCCCAAAACAAATTCGATCGGACCCCAGTCAAAGGGATCTTAATTATGATGTGAATTCCATAGTACACATGATCATAGGACTGGGGACTACCGACATCTTCGTGAAGAAGTAGTGATATTATTAAAAAATGATCATCTTAGAGAGTTTTTAAATGACCGGGATAAGAGTAATTGTGATAGGAGTCGAGATACAATGGAACTGACAAAGCCAACGGGGTCTCACTGTCTTACAATAAACATGACTTTTGATGGGGTTGAAATGAATGAGGTGATATTTTTGTTTGCAAAGAAGATAAAGATATCAGTCACTCATGGCAAGAGGATCCGGAAAGCAGCAGAAGATGACAAAATCACCTTTTGTGAGGAAGATGCTAATGGTCTTATTATACCATACAATGATGCTCTGCTAATATcattaaatattttatattttaaaattaagtgGGTGTtggttgatccaggtagctcaagTCATATTATTCAATTGAGAGTCTTAGAATAAGCAATACTGACCAGAAACATAATTTCGGCGACAAAGCTTTTGGCTGGTTTCAACTTAACAAGTGTGACAACTCGAGGAGAGATTGTTTTGCCTACGTATGCTGAAGGGGTGATGAAATCCACTTTGTTTGAAGTTATGGATGGTGATATATGTTATAATGTGATTCGTGGTAGACCATGGATCAACGAAATGAAGGTTGTGCCATCAACCTATTATCAATTGCTAAAGTTTCCAATACCAGATAAGATTAAACAGATTAAAGGGGATCAACCTGCTGCAAGAGAAATGAATATTGTCACTATGTCTAGCAGTAAGGCAGAAGGAATCAGCAAATAGCAATTACGGGAACCAATGTCAACTTCCACTTCAGTCTCGGTGGAAGACAATAATGAGGAGGAGACACTTGATATTTACCAAGTACATAGGTCTTTCTAGGTACCAGAAGAAATGGATGCAACAAAATCAACCGTTGAAGAGCTTGAACAAGTCACTTTGTTCACGGAGTTCTTAGAAAGAAAGGTTTACTTGGTAACGCCGTAGATCCCCGAGCTTAGGCTTAAagttattaaatttcttaaggttAGAGTTGATTGTTTTGCGTGGTCCCACTCATATATGACAGGTATTCCACTTGAAGTGGTTGTTCACAAGCAAATCTTGGACCCTAATTTCCCTCTAATAAAGTAGAAAAAGCAGTTGATAGCCAAGGTCAGAAACATGCTTGTGAAAGAGGAGGTAATTAGAAGAAATGGATGCAACAAAATCAACCGCTGAAAAGCTTGAACAAGTCACTTTGTTCACGGAGTTATCATAAAGAAAGGTTTAATTGGGaatggggttgagccccgaacttagGCTTAAggttattaaatttcttaaggctaacgttgattgttttgcgtggtcccactcagatatgacaggtatcccacttGAAGTGGTTGTTCACAAGCAAAGCTTGGACCCTAATTTCCCTTAGTAAAGTAGAAAAAACAGCTGATAGCCAAGGTCAGAAACAGGTTTGTGAAAGAGGAGGTAATCAGGTTGCTTAATATAGGTTCAATACATGAATTTGAGTATCctgattggttagctaacgtagtagtattacaaaaaagaataataaattcagAATGTATATTGATTTTAATAATTTGAATCAGGCGTGCCCTAAAAATGCCTTCTCATTGTtgaacatcgatcaaatgattgatgccatggcTGGGCATGAGTTTATGAGTTTACTTGATGCATATTttgggtataatcaaattaggaTGCACCCGGAGGATCAAAAGAAGATATTATTTTTTACAAATTTTGGTACGTACTGTTATAATGTGATCCTTTTGGGCTCAAAAATACCGAAGCCATCTATTAGAGGCTCGTTAATAAAATGTTTGAACGTCAAATTGGTAAAataatgaaagtttatattgatgacatgttggttAAGTCTCTTAGTACATGGGACCATTTGATTCATCTTCAAGAAATATTTGATATCTTAAGGAAGttcaacatgaagcttaacccggAGAAATGTACTTTTGGAGTTGGATCTAAAAAGTTTCTTGGCTTCTTGATTTCACAAAGAGTAATTGAAATTAATTCTGAAAAGTTCAAATCCATAGAAGATATTCCCGATCAACTGAAAAGTACAAAGGAGGTACAAAGGTTGACCAGCAGGTTGGCAGCCCTTAGCAGATTTATTTCAAGATCTTCGAAGAGGTGTCATCGCTTCTCTTCGCTATTAAAAAggaagaataacttctcgtgattaccagagtgccaacaagcattgaaGGACTTGAAGAAGTACTTGTCAGGTCCTTATTTAATGTCAATACCAAAGGATGGGGAGACGATAATTATCTATTTGACAGTGtcggaagttgcggtaagtgcagttctagtccgggaagaggaaggtacgcagtttattatttattatattagtaaaaTATTATAAGGTGCTAAAACACGATATCTACACCTAGAAAACTAGGCTCTTGCTCTCATAGTCACCTCTTGAATACTTAAGCCCTACTTTTAATGTCACCCTATAGCCATTGTGATGAATATTTCCTTGAGGAACGTCCTCAATAAACTTGGGTAATCGGGTCAATTAGTTAAATGTACGGTTAAAATTTGTGAATTTGATATTGAATATAAGCTGCAGAATACAATCAAACACAAGTTTTAGCCGACTTTGTGATTGATTTTAGTATGGGGATGATGCCTTTAGCTGCAAAAGAAGCAGTTTTGGTATCAGGGACTATTTCTTGTATTTGGACCTTGTTTAAGGATGGTACGTCCAACGTAAAAGGGGTCCGGTCTTGGGATAGTATTAATTATGCCTTCGGGGCAAACCATGAGGTAGACCATTCGAACtattcctttaactaacaatgaagctgaGTATGAAGCTGCAATTGTAGGACTCGAATTAGCTCGGGGACTAGGCTCTGAAATGATTGAAGTAAAGTGTGATTCCTAGCTGGTGGTTAATCATATATATGGGTTTTTTATGCTAAAGAGAAGCGTATGCAGCGATATTTGAATAAAGTCTTAGTTTTGCTTTTCCGGTTCAGGGAGTGGTCTGGATCCATATTCGAAGAGAAGATAACATGGAGGTTGATGCATTGACTAACTTGGGTTCTTCAATGGAGATGAAAGGCGCTGATTCATGTACACTTGTTTAGTTGTTGCATACAGTCCTAGATGTAGATGGCTATTGCAAAGTTAATTCAACAAATCTAGACTGTGATTGGAGAAACGAATTTATAGAATATTTAAGTCATGGTAAACTGCCTGATAACTCTAAAGCCTCCCAGGCACTACGAACAAAAGCTACCCGGTATTATCTTGTTGATGGAAAACTATACTGGAGGTCTTTTCAGGGTCCGTTGGCTCGGTGCTTAGGAACATTGGAAGCTGATTATGTGATTAGGGAAGTTCATGAAGAAGCTTCTAGCAATCATTCCGGAGCAGATTCATTGGTGCTTAAATTGATGAGAGTCGGTTACTATTGGCCATGAATGGAGCAAGATGCAAAGACATTTGTGAAAACACATGATAAATGCCAATGTTATGCTCAATTGGTACATGAGCCAGCAGAACTTTTGCATTCAGTTGTGTCGTGGTGatcatttatgaaatgggggatggatatagttAATCCTTTGCCTCAAGGACCTAGACAGGTAAAATTTCTTTTGATTCTGACTAATTATTTTACTAAATAGGTTGAAGCGGGTTCTTTCAAGAAGGTTGGAGAACGAGAGGTGATAGATTTTATTTGGGATCACATTATTTTCCGATTTGGAGTACCAAAAGAAATTGCTTGTGACAACGAGCCACAATTCATAGGCTCCAAAGTTATAAATTTCTTATAGGGATTGAAGATTAAAAGGATCACGTCATCTCCATATCATCCATGTACTAGTGGTCAAGCAGAGTCGACTAATAAGGTGataattcaaaacctcaagaagaagttAGAAGATGCAAAGGGTAGATGGCCTAAGGAGTTTCCGAGAGTGTTATGGGCATATTGAGCGACGGTAAAATCAAGCACACAAGAAATACAATTTTCCCTTGTGTACGATGCAGAAGCTTTGATTCCGGTGGAGATAGGTGAACCAACCATGAGGTTCTACCGGGCAAACGAGCAAGAAAATGACGAAGCAGTGTTGTTTAAGTTGAATTTTCTTGAAGAACATCGAAACTTAGCATGTGTAATAATGATGGCACGAAACCAAAGGATGGAAAGGTACTACAATCATAGAGCAAATTAGGAAGGGCCTTATTGGGTTTCTGCTATAATTGATAAAGGTTCGTATCAACTGAAAAATCAAGATGGGGTTAAATTACCAAGAAACTGGATGTGACTCATCTTAAAAGGTACTACTGTTGAAGACTGTTGATTATACTAAAAGtacacgttgcactctttttttcttcgtctagtttttgtcccaaatagatttttctggcaaggttttttaCAGAGGCAGCAACGTAATGCGTACTCCGAATAAGAATTGTTAATAGCAACAGGAGCTTCAGTGTTCGAATTCTCATACATTGCATCAAAACACTAGAGGGAGGAAAGAGGATGTTACTCTTATCAGGGCAGTAGAAGTGTTAATGCTAGCCTCAAAAGGCAAATGAAAAATCTAGAAACAGAGTGATACGGGGGACTGCTAGAACCTAGAAGCATATCCCAAACTTAAAAAGTTCAATCATTATGAAAGACCTCGAGTGAGGACGAATAAGAAGTACAAATTAGTTACATGTATTGGCAGTTTCATTTACTCAGTGAATATACAATTTTTTTGCTTATGTAAATGTACTTTTAAAAATGGAATAAATAAATGAAAGTTCGTTTGTTTATATATCTCATTTCTTGTCCAATAGATATGGTTTTTCATTTATATGAATGTTGTTTAAACTTCAAATGCAAGTACCAGAATGAATAGGggatgtcctcttcaagagcactatAAACATAAAGGCCCTATCTCATTAAACCTTTCTAATTAAAGGTTAGAAATCGAAAGTATAAATACCCGTTATTGAAGTTAACCGGATGTGAAAATTCCCCGACTTTATCAATATAAAAATAAAGATCAAAAAAGATATTTTTTGCTCAAGACCCTGAGAAGTTAAGTAAGAAAGGTATCTGGCATTTCAAAATCCCGGGCCCAAAAGAGACTTCGGGATAGTTACAAGGGTTGTAAAAAAACTTAGACAAATACATCAATCTGCTCGGTTAGCAGAGGTTGAAGGATGAGAAGTCTCTTTTGCATCTTTTGGAGATATATGCGGCTAAGCATCAGGTTCAATATCTTTATCTTTATCTTCACTGTCATCTTCAGCTTCCACTTCAAATTTCGAGGACTCAGAGCAAGTATCTAAAGAACTTGAAGCAGCGGACCGAGCAAGAATGCTCTCGAAGGCAGTTTTTTCCAAAGCAAGAGTTCGGTAATGCAATCATCTATGTTTGAAATGCCACTTTTGGCATAAAGTCTTGCTCCTCATGCTGTAAACAATATGAGTTTTCTCAAGCAAGAAAGAGTCTTCTTGATCTCGGAATCTGGCTTAGAGTTTTTGGATTTTCAGTTGCAGGCATTCGTTATCGACCTTCGAAATGTTGTGGGCCCCGAAAAGGTCAATATTGGTCTTAGCATGTTTGCAGTTTTGTCCCATGACCTTTAGGAGCCTTTCCTCCATTCTTGCCCTCTTCTCTTCAACTGCAGTAGCTTCCTCAGTCTTGGAACGTAAGTTAGCTTCCAGGATGTTGATTCTTTTCATGGAAGTGGACTCACGTTCAGCCGCCGAATTTATGACATCCTGCAGCTCTTCCCACTTGACCTTTAATTTTACCAAGCTCAGCATGTAACTAAGTGGACTATTGACTACGAGCCATATTTTCTTGCTTTGTTTGCTCTAATCGGGTTTCGGGTTCGCCCATTCGAGCAAGTCTTGCTCTAGAGCTGGAAGCGCTCAGCAAGTTGATCACGCTAAGACTTAAGCACTTCTTTATCCAATATCATCTTTTGCAAACACTCGGAGGCAAGAAGGTTATCCTGTAAAGTGAAATTTGAAGTTATCAAAATGGTGTGTAataaatataaagaagaaaaggaagatgaATGATACCTGAGCAGAGAGATACATGTTATTGTTAATTAGACATTAAGTAGAGACAACATCCATTTTCTTGTAATCTTTATTCGAAGCCAGATGCTTCAAGTAGTTGTCTATCCCAACCGGTTTGGAGAGCAAATGGTATTCACCCAATATTGTAAAGATAACACTGTGTTTACCATTAGGGTTCTGGATGGAGGCAAGAAAGGCATTTTCTATGTTCCCTTGATTGGGTGATTGGGGGAACGCACACCTTGCTCTTGTTCGGTAGGGACTGATAGCGAGACAGGAGCTGGTGATGGAGCATAAGTTGGGGGAGTATCGGAAGTAGAACCCTTTTGACCAGAGGCGACAACTGGTACTCAAAATTGGGATTTGGCCATTTTAGCCATTTCGAACTCTTTAAAGAGTCCCTCTATGTCCTTCGATTGGGTTATTggtgtttttcttcttcttctctataGAGAAACCTTTTTGGTATCATCCTCGGTTTCATCTTCATCAAGGACCACTATGGTCGGTCCTTCTAGGATCTCCTCCGTGACCAGGGGATTCTTTTTAGCCTCAGCCTTAGAGGGATATTTTCTTGGTTTCTTTCCCTTGGGCTGAGAACTAATGGATGACGAGCCTTCACCAGAAGGAAGAGCTGCATCACGAGTTCTTTTCCAGT
The DNA window shown above is from Nicotiana tomentosiformis chromosome 8, ASM39032v3, whole genome shotgun sequence and carries:
- the LOC138897567 gene encoding uncharacterized protein, which gives rise to MFERQIGKIMKVYIDDMLVKSLSTWDHLIHLQEIFDILRKFNMKLNPEKCTFGVGSKKFLGFLISQRVIEINSEKFKSIEDIPDQLKSTKEVQRLTSRVPTSIEGLEEVLVRSLFNVNTKGWGDDNYLFDSVGSCEYNQTQVLADFVIDFSMGMMPLAAKEAVLGVVWIHIRREDNMEVDALTNLGSSMEMKGADSCTLGPLARCLGTLEADYVIREVHEEASSNHSGADSLVEAGSFKKVGEREGLKIKRITSSPYHPCTSGQAESTNKVIIQNLKKKLEDAKASTSNFEDSEQVSKELEAADRARMLSKAVFSKARVR